One genomic segment of Ignavibacteriota bacterium includes these proteins:
- a CDS encoding glycosyltransferase family 4 protein, with the protein MKILFLVNELLTVCGVSKHFYNLLGGLIKYYPGNEYYVICGGGDAIEKFESLGINVVINNKIRHETRSIKGYIFAIKNIRHFVKKNKIDIIHSHHHYAASLSQKAVKLSKTKTIFTNHGILPEIGILNHFNGDKIIVVNEHVREYLIQRKIRKEDDIFLIRHGFPIIKINKIRSDRLKVITGGRFVKEKYFDEYIKAIANLSNEIKQKAEFYIAGDGEEEIKLRKLNNELNAGIIFLGKISDFQKKMYETNIFVFTSKLIAEGFPTIIVEAGIAENLIITSNFVGLDKVLSSDKVLIIENGNIEMLTQKLEEAILNFDNHKIKVKNMTEIIEKYFNQHDMIEKTVSLYKEILCCR; encoded by the coding sequence ATGAAAATCCTCTTTTTAGTTAATGAGCTTTTAACAGTTTGTGGAGTCAGTAAACACTTCTACAATTTACTCGGTGGGTTAATTAAATATTACCCAGGAAATGAATATTACGTTATTTGCGGTGGGGGCGATGCAATTGAAAAATTTGAAAGTTTAGGAATAAATGTAGTAATAAACAATAAAATTAGACATGAAACACGTTCAATTAAAGGTTATATATTTGCAATAAAAAATATTCGTCATTTTGTTAAAAAGAATAAAATTGATATCATTCATTCACATCATCATTATGCCGCAAGTTTATCACAAAAAGCTGTTAAATTAAGTAAAACAAAAACTATCTTTACGAATCATGGAATACTTCCAGAAATTGGAATATTGAATCATTTTAATGGAGATAAAATAATTGTTGTGAATGAACATGTTAGAGAATACTTAATTCAGAGAAAAATTAGAAAAGAAGATGATATTTTTCTAATTAGACATGGGTTCCCAATTATTAAAATAAATAAAATAAGGTCTGATAGATTAAAAGTAATCACCGGAGGAAGATTTGTAAAAGAAAAATATTTTGATGAATACATCAAAGCTATTGCAAATTTATCAAATGAAATAAAGCAAAAAGCTGAGTTTTATATTGCTGGAGATGGCGAAGAAGAAATTAAACTAAGAAAACTAAATAATGAACTAAATGCAGGTATAATATTTTTAGGAAAAATTAGTGATTTTCAAAAAAAAATGTATGAAACTAACATTTTTGTTTTTACTTCCAAATTAATAGCAGAGGGTTTTCCAACTATAATTGTTGAAGCTGGAATTGCTGAAAATTTAATAATTACATCAAATTTTGTAGGATTAGATAAAGTTTTATCAAGTGACAAAGTTTTAATAATTGAAAATGGGAATATTGAAATGCTAACACAAAAATTAGAAGAAGCTATTTTAAATTTTGACAATCATAAAATAAAAGTTAAAAATATGACAGAGATTATCGAAAAATATTTTAATCAACATGATATGATTGAAAAAACAGTTTCACTCTATAAAGAGATCTTATGTTGCAGATGA
- a CDS encoding glycosyltransferase family 4 protein: protein MIKKTIIHIVGASTYDGTFIFALHLSKILKSYNHKIFNQVIGSAQDQALQLGYNLLFSTITNKIIRVIKYIHFLIQIKKEENQNIIFHYHSGSLFLLLYTVLISRSKLIITLHCKNVHCKNSKYISLFRKFIYKFIFSQSKLITVSHAAYDEIHYIFPQFEIQIIQNYISFDITSTRTDYQLLFGYLGQISSSKGIEDILKFASYFEPKKSKIVVMGDVKEKIYKEKIRILNNKIEYFYPNLDKTIFFKKIDFLLFPSKSQYESFGLVILEAILNYKPVICYKTASNLELLTEEYPLFVNDFLTHTIIQKVNNFLQNEDEKEKLFKIYNELKTIVAKKEFQKNYEVIFQKVK, encoded by the coding sequence ATGATTAAAAAGACAATTATTCATATTGTTGGAGCATCAACTTATGATGGTACTTTTATCTTTGCACTTCACTTATCAAAAATTCTTAAAAGTTATAACCATAAAATATTTAATCAGGTAATTGGAAGTGCACAAGATCAAGCATTACAACTAGGATATAATTTATTATTTTCAACAATTACAAATAAAATAATAAGAGTAATAAAGTACATTCATTTCTTGATTCAAATAAAAAAGGAAGAAAATCAAAATATTATATTCCATTATCATTCTGGCAGTTTATTCTTACTTCTATATACTGTTTTAATTTCAAGGTCAAAACTAATAATAACGTTACATTGCAAAAATGTACATTGCAAGAATTCAAAATATATCTCATTGTTCAGAAAATTTATATACAAATTTATTTTTAGTCAATCTAAACTAATAACAGTTTCTCATGCTGCATATGATGAAATTCATTATATTTTCCCTCAGTTTGAAATCCAAATTATACAGAACTATATCTCTTTTGATATCACTTCGACTAGAACAGATTATCAACTTTTGTTTGGATATTTAGGACAAATATCATCTTCAAAGGGGATTGAAGACATTTTAAAATTTGCAAGTTACTTTGAGCCAAAAAAATCAAAAATAGTTGTAATGGGAGATGTAAAAGAAAAAATATATAAGGAAAAAATAAGAATACTGAATAATAAGATTGAATATTTTTATCCTAACTTAGATAAAACTATATTTTTCAAAAAAATTGATTTTTTACTATTTCCGTCAAAATCACAATATGAAAGCTTTGGATTAGTAATTTTAGAGGCTATTTTGAATTATAAACCAGTTATTTGCTATAAGACTGCTTCAAATCTTGAATTATTAACTGAAGAATATCCCTTATTTGTTAATGATTTTTTAACTCATACAATTATTCAGAAAGTTAATAATTTTTTGCAAAATGAAGATGAAAAAGAAAAATTATTCAAAATATATAATGAATTGAAAACAATTGTTGCTAAAAAAGAATTTCAGAAAAATTATGAAGTCATATTTCAAAAAGTTAAATAA